The Seriola aureovittata isolate HTS-2021-v1 ecotype China chromosome 3, ASM2101889v1, whole genome shotgun sequence genome includes a region encoding these proteins:
- the LOC130166856 gene encoding echinoderm microtubule-associated protein-like 6 isoform X2, translating to MSDKTAPRCQLRLEWIHGYRGHQCRNNLYYTAGKEVVYFVAGVGVVYNTREHTQKFYLGHNDDIISLAIHPDKIQVATGQVGKDPYICIWDTYAMQTVSILRDVHTHGVACLAFDSDGQRLASVGLDAKNTVCVWDWRRGRVLATATGHSDRIFDVAWDPFQSSRLVSCGVKHIKFWTLCGNALTPKRGIFGKTGDLQTILCVSTAKDELTYSGALNGDIYVWRGITLIRTVQAAHGAGIFSMHACEEGFATGGRDGCIRLWDVDFKPITKIDLREAEQGYKGLSIRSVCWKADRILAGTQDSEIFEVMVRDRDKPVLLMQGHSEGELWALDLHPKQPVAVTGSDDRSVRLWSLPDHTLLARCNMEESVRSVSFNNDGSQLALGMKDGSFTVLRVRDMTEVVHIKDRKEVIHELKFSPDGSFLAVGSNDGLVDVYAVAQRYKKVGECSRSTSFITHLDWSVDSRFLQTNDGAGERLFYRMPGKLVAKEEAKGIHWMTWTGVSGAEVNGIWPKYSNITNVNSVDANYSSAVLVTGDDLGLVKLFRFPCLKKGAKFKKYIGHSAHVTNVRWSNDLQWVVSTGGADHAVFQWRFLPEGVMNGVLEPLLQEGYADSNSGESDSDVSDVPELDSDIEQEAQTSYERQVYKEDLPQLRKKLTGSLKRQKAPEEGLRLQFVHGYRGFDCRNNLFYSQTGEVVYHVAAVAIIYNRLQHSQRFYLGHDDDILSLTVHPLKDYVASAQVGRDPAVHIWDVQTLKCLSLLKGHHSRGVCALEFTADGKSLVSVGIDDFHSIVIWDWKKGERLAKARGHKDKIFVVKSNPFRMDKLVTVGMKHIKFWQHSGGGLTFKRGIFGNLGKQETMMSACYGRSEDLVFSGATNGDVYIWRDTTLIKTIKAHDGPVFAMCSLDKGFVTGGKDGIVELWDDMFERCLKTYAIKRAALSPSSKGLLLEDNPSIRAITLGHGHILLGTKNGEILEIDKSGPMTLLVQGHMEGEVWGLAAHPLLPVCATVSDDKTLRIWELSANHRMVAVRKLKKGGRCCAFSPDGKALAVGLNDGSFLVVNADTLEDMVTFHHRRELISDICFSQDAGKYLAVASHDSFVDIYNVLTSKRVGICKGAGSYITHIDWDSRGKLLQVNTGAKEQLFFEAPRGRKQNISVAEFEKLDWASWTSVLGPTCEGIWPTLSFVNTASLTKDRKLLATGDDFGFLKLFSFPSRGQFAKFKKYVGHSTNVTNVRWSNDDSMLLSVGGADTALMIWTREPPGHKESKAVDSEESDDDTEEDGGYDSDVAREKVVDYVTKIYSANIRNMSGTKPHLQHKELPVEDRPPVSRAAPLPDKLLRNNVTKKKKVVEELVLEHVFGYRGFDCRNNLHYLNDGADIIFHTAAAVVMQNLSAGTQSFYLEHTDDILCLTVNQHPKYQNIIATGQIGDITDLPGLAPSIHVWDAMTKQTLSILRCSHAKGVGYVNFSATGKLLLSVGVEPEHTITVWRWQEGTKVTSKGGHAERIFVVEFRPDSDTQFVSVGIKHIKFWTLVGGSLMYKKGVIGSVEDGRMQTMLSVAFGANNLTFTGAINGDVYVWREHFLVRVVAKAHSGPVFTMYTTLRDGLIVTGGKERPTKEGGAVKLWDQEMKRCRAFQLETGQLVENVRSVCRGKGKILVGTKDGEIIEVGEKNAASNTMINGHTQGGIWGLATHPFKDVFISASDDGTIRIWDLADKKLLNKVSLGHPAKCTCYSPNGEMVSIGMENGEFIVLLVNSLTVWGKKRDRSVAIQDIRFSPDNRFLAVGSVESAVDFYDLSLGPSLNRIGYCKDIPGFVIQIDFSADSKHIQVSTSTYTRQVHEVPTGKILTEQPVIERITWATWTSILGDEVLGVWPRNAEKADVNCACVSHAGVNLVTGDDFGLIKLFDFPCSEKFAKHKRYFGHSAHVTNIRFSCDDKYVISAGGSDCSLFVWKCQ from the exons tctggCGATCCATCCAGATAAGATCCAGGTGGCGACGGGTCAGGTGGGGAAGGACCCGTACATCTGTATCTGGGACACCTACGCCATGCAGACCGTGTCCATCCTGAGGGACGTCCACACACACGGAGTGGCCTGTCTCGCCTTCGACTCTGACGGACAG cGGCTGGCATCAGTCGGTCTGGACGCCAAGAACACGGTGTGTGTTTGGGACTGGAGGAGAGGACGAGTCCTCGCCACGGCAACCGGACACTCAGACAGA ATCTTTGACGTGGCCTGGGATCCGTTCCAGTCCAGCCGGTTGGTCAGCTGTGGAGTCAAACACATCAAG tTCTGGACTCTCTGTGGGAACGCTCTGACGCCGAAGCGAGGGATCTTCGGGAAGACGGGCGACCTGCAGACCATCCTGTGTGTCTCTACAGCCAAAGACGAGCTGACGTACTCCGGAGCTCTGAACGGAGACATCTACGTGTGGAGAGGCATCACTCTGATCAGGACCGTGCAGGCTGCACACGGG GCAGGGATCTTCAGCATGCACGCCTGTGAGGAAGGCTTCGCCACCGGGGGACGAGACGGCTGCATCAGACTGTGGGACGTCGACTTCAAACCCATCACCAAGATCGACCTGAGAGAGGCCGAGCAGGGATACAAAG gtCTGTCGATCCGCAGCGTTTGCTGGAAGGCAGACCGGATCCTGGCGGGCACTCAGGACAGTGAGATCTTCGAGGTCATGGTCCGAGACCGGGACAAACCGGTTCTACTGATGCAGGGTCACAGCGAGGGCGAGCTGTGGGCTCTCGACCTGCATCCCAAACAGCCGGTCGCCGTCACAGGGAGTGATGATCGTTCTGTCAG gctGTGGAGTCTTCCTGACCACACTCTGCTGGCTCGCTGTAACATGGAGGAATCGGTTCGCAGTGTTTCCTTCAACAACGACGGCTCTCAGCTCGCTCTGGGGATGAAGGACGGATCCTTCACAGTGCTGCGTGTCAG GGACATGACGGAGGTTGTACACATCAAGGACAGGAAGGAGGTCATCCATGAGCTGAAGTTTTCTCCAGATGGCTCCTTCCTGGCGGTGGGATCAAACGACGGCTTGGTGGATGTCTACGCTGTCGCCCAGCGCTACAAGAAGGTGGGCGAGTGTAGCCGCTCCACCTCCTTCATCACCCACCTGGATTGGTCGGTGGACAGCCGCTTCCTCCAGACCAATGATGGCGCTGGAGAGCGGCTCTTCTACAGGATGCCAG GGAAGCTGGTTGCTAAAGAGGAGGCGAAGGGGATCCACTGGATGACGTGGACTGGCGTCAGTGGGGCTGAGGTAAACGGCATCTGGCCCAAATACTCCAACATCACCAATGTCAACTCTGTGGATGCCAACTACAGCAGTGCCGTGCTGGTGACCGGAGACGACCTTGGCCTTGTTAAACTCTTCAGGTTCCCCTGCCTGAAGAAAG GAGCCAAATTCAAAAAGTACATTGGTCACTCTGCCCACGTGACCAATGTCCGCTGGTCCAATGACCTGCAGTGGGTCGTCAGCACCGGTGGCGCCGACCACGCCGTCTTCCAGTGGAGGTTCCTGCCTGAAGGCGTCATGAATGGCGTCTTGGAGCCTCTTCTCCAAG AGGGATACGCCGACTCCAACAGCGGAGAGTCAGACTCGGATGTGTCGGATGTTCCGGAGCTCGACTCGGACATCGAACAGGAAGCTCAGACCAGCTACGAACGTCAG gtgtaCAAGGAGGACTTGCCTCAGCTGAGGAAAAAGCTGACTGGTTCCCTGAAGCGGCAGAAAGCCCCGGAGGAGGGTCTTCGTCTGCAGTTTGTTCAcgg gtATCGGGGCTTTGACTGTCGTAACAACCTGTTCTACAGTCAGACGGGGGAGGTTGTTTACCATGTGGCCGCCGTCGCCATCATCTACAACCGGCTGCAACACAGTCAGAGGTTTTACCTCGGCCATGACGACGACATCCTCAGCCTCACTGTCCACCCGCTCAAAGACTACGTGGCCTCGGCACAG gtgggCAGAGACCCAGCCGTCCACATCTGGGATGTCCAGACCCTGAAGTGTCTGTCACTACTGAAGGGACACCACAGCAGAGGAGTGTGTGCCCTGGAGTTCACAG cgGATGGGAAGAGTTTGGTTTCGGTGGGAATCGATGATTTTCACTCCATTGTTATCTGGGACtggaagaaaggagagagactgGCCAAGGCCAG GGGTCACAAAGATAAGATCTTTGTGGTGAAGAGTAATCCTTTCAGGATGGACAAGCTGGTGACTGTCGGCATGAAACACATCAAGTTCTGGCAGCATTCAG GTGGCGGTCTGACGTTTAAACGGGGGATATTTGGGAACCTGGGGAAACAGGAGACGATGATGTCGGCATGTTATGGTCGATCTGAGGACCTGGTTTTCTCTGGAGCCACAAACGGAGACGTTTACATCTGGAGAGACACAACGCTCATCAAGACCATCAAAGCCCACGACGGCCCCGTGTTCGCCATGTGCTCCCTGGACAAG GGTTTTGTGACGGGGGGGAAGGATGGCATCGTGGAGCTCTGGGACGACATGTTTGAAAGATGTTTGAAGACGTACGCCATCAAGAGAGCtgctctgtctccgtcctctaAAG GTCTCCTGCTGGAGGACAACCCGTCCATCAGAGCCATCACTCTGGGTCACGGTCACATCCTGCTGGGAACAAAGAACGGAGAAATCCTGGAGATCGACAAGAGTGGACCCATGACACTGCTGGTCCAG GGTCACATGGAGGGGGAAGTGTGGGGTTTGGCGGCTCACcctctacttcctgtctgtgccaCCGTCAGCGACGACAAGACTCTGAGGATCTGGGAGCTGTCAGCCAATCACCGCATGGTCGCCGTCCGCAAACTCAAGAAAG GTGGACGCTGCTGCGCCTTCTCTCCTGACGGTAAAGCTCTGGCGGTCGGTCTGAACGACGGCAGCTTCCTGGTGGTGAACGCCGACACTCTGGAAGACATGGTGACCTTCCACCACCGCAGGGAGCTCATCTCCGACATCTGCTTCTCCCAAG ATGCTGGGAAATACCTGGCGGTGGCGTCCCATGATTCCTTTGTGGACATTTATAACGTCCTGACCAGTAAGAGAGTTGGCATCTGTAAAGGAGCCGGCAGCTACATCACTCACATCGACTGGGACTCCAGAG GTAAACTGCTGCAGGTGAACACTGGAGCTAAAGAGCAGCTGTTCTTCGAGGCTCCGCGAGGACGTAAACAGAACATCAGTGTGGCCgag TTCGAGAAGCTGGACTGGGCGAGCTGGACCTCGGTTCTGGGTCCCACCTGTGAGGGAATATGGCCGACGCTCAGCTTCGTAAATACCGCCTCACTCACCAAAGATCGCAAACTGCTCGCCACCGGAGACGACTTCGGCTTCCTCAAACTGTTCAGCTTCCCGTCCCGG GGCCAGTTCGCCAAGTTTAAGAAGTACGTGGGTCACAGCACCAACGTGACAAACGTCCGCTGGTCCAATGATGACTCCATGCTGCTGTCGGTGGGCGGGGCTGACACGGCGCTGATGATCTGGACCAGAGAACCGCCAGGACACAAAGAGAGTAAAGCCGTGGACAGCGAGGAGTCAGATGACGACACCGAGGAGGACGGAG GTTACGACAGCGACGTGGCCCGAGAGAAGGTGGTGGACTACGTGACCAAGATCTACTCAGCCAACATCAGGAACATGTCCGGAACCAAACCTCACCTGCAGCACAAagagcttcctgtggaggacaG GCCTCCCGTGAGTCGAGCCGCTCCGCTGCCGGACAAGCTGCTGAGGAACAACGtgaccaagaagaagaaggtggtgGAG GAGCTGGTCTTGGAGCACGTCTTCGGCTACAGAGGTTTCGACTGTCGCAACAACCTGCATTACCTCAACGACGGCGCCGACATCATCTTCCATACTGCCGCCGCCGTGGTGATGCAGAACCTGTCCGCTG GAACTCAGAGCTTCTACCTGGAACACACTGACGACATCCTCTGTCTGACCGTCAATCAGCATCCAAAGTACCAAAACATCATCGCCACCGGACAGATTG GTGACATCACTGACCTGCCAG GCCTTGCCCCATCCATCCATGTGTGGGACGCCATGACAAAGCAGACGCTGTCCATCCTCCGCTGTTCCCATGCGAAAGGCGTCGGCTATGTCAACTTCAGTGCTACAGGGAAGTTGCTGCTGTCTGTAGGAGTGGAACCTGAACACACCATCACAGTGTGGAGGTGGCAGGAAG GCACCAAGGTGACCAGTAAAGGCGGCCATGCTGAGCGGATCTTTGTAGTGGAGTTCAGACCAGACTCTGACACCCAGTTTGTGTCAGTGGGAATCAAACACATCAAGTTCTGGACTCTGGTTGGAGGTTCGCTCATGTACAAGAAAGGTGTGATCGGCTCGGTGGAGGACGGCCGTATGCAGACCATGCTATCCGTGGCCTTCGGTGCT AACAATCTGACGTTCACTGGTGCTATAAACggagatgtgtatgtgtggagggAGCACTTCCTGGTGCGGGTGGTGGCGAAGGCGCACAGCGGCCCGGTCTTCACCATGTACACCACCCTGAGGGACGGACTCATCGTCACAGGGGGGAAGGAGCGACC GACTAAAGAAGGAGGAGCTGTGAAGCTCTGGGACCAGGAGATGAAGCGCTGCCGAGCGTTTCAGCTGGAGACCGGTCAGCTGGTGGAGAACGTTCGATCAGTCTGCAGGGGGAAG GGTAAAATCCTGGTGGGAACCAAAGATGGAGAGATCATAGAAGTTGGAGAAAAGAACGCTGCCTCCAACACCATGATCAACGGACACACTCAGGGAGGGATCTGGGGTTTGGCGACTCACCCTTTCAAAGACGTCTTCATCTCCGCCAGCGATGACGGGACGATCCGGATCTGGGACCTGGCTGATAAG AAACTCCTGAACAAGGTAAGTCTGGGTCATCCTGCCAAGTGCACCTGCTACAGCCCCAACGGAGAGATGGTTTCCATCGGCATGGAGAACGGAGAGTTCATTGTCCTGCTGGTCAACTCCCTGACCGTGTGGGGCAAGAAGAGAGACCGCAGCGTTGCCATCCAGGACATCAG GTTCAGTCCAGACAACCGGTTCTTGGCGGTGGGTTCTGTTGAAAGTGCTGTTGATTTTTATGACCTCTCTCTTGGACCGTCCCTCAATCGGATCGGTTACTGTAAGGACATCCCCGGCTTTGTGATCCAGATCGACTTCTCTGCTGACAGCAAACACATCCAG GTGTCCACCAGCACCTACACTCGGCAGGTGCATGAAGTTCCTACTGGGAAGATCTTAACAGAGCAGCCCGTCATAGAGAGGATCACCTGGGCGACCTGGACCAG CATCCTGGGTGACGAGGTTCTCGGGGTTTGGCCTCGTAACGCCGAGAAGGCTGACGTTAACTGCGCCTGTGTCTCGCACGCCGGCGTCAACCTGGTGACGGGAGACGACTTTGGCCTCATCAAGCTCTTTGATTTCCCTTGCTCCGAGAAATTT GCAAAACACAAGCGTTACTTCGGCCACTCAGCTCATGTGACCAACATCCGCTTCTCCTGTGATGATAAGTATGTCATCAGTGCCGGAGGCAGCGACTGCAG TTTATTTGTGTGGAAATGTCAGTGA